In a genomic window of Saccharomyces paradoxus chromosome X, complete sequence:
- the MBB1 gene encoding Mbb1p, producing MSVASEIWIGELRNYKYALRLDREEYPAVLVYEYDSSSTRNYLFTIEYSDSRPNWQLITRDAALTAYDLLNRGGEFTTLSFPGATIRRSVSELSRLH from the coding sequence ATGAGTGTTGCATCTGAAATCTGGATTGGCGAACTTAGAAATTACAAATACGCTTTACGTCTTGATAGAGAAGAGTATCCAGCAGTGCTTGTCTACGAATATGACTCGTCTTCTACTAGAAACTATCTTTTTACCATAGAGTACAGCGATAGCAGGCCAAACTGGCAACTTATTACTCGTGATGCGGCCTTAACAGCTTACGATTTACTCAACAGAGGCGGCGAGTTTACAACACTCAGCTTCCCGGGAGCCACTATTCGCCGTTCAGTCAGTGAGCTGTCCCGACTTCATTAA
- the ACO2 gene encoding aconitate hydratase ACO2 (mitochondrial aconitase isozyme~similar to YJL200C): MLSSANKFYIKRHLATHANMFPSVSKKFQTKVPPYAKLLTNLDKIKQITNNAPLTLAEKILYSHLCDPEESITSSDLSTIRGNKYLKLNPDRVAMQDASAQMALLQFMTTGLNQTSVPASIHCDHLIVGKDGEAKDLPSSIATNQEVFDFLESCAKRYGIQFWGPGSGIIHQIVLENFSAPGLMMLGTDSHTPNAGGLGAIAIGVGGADAVDALTGTPWELKAPKILGVKLTGKLNGWSTPKDVITKLAGLLTVRGGTGYIIEYFGEGVSTLSCTGMATICNMGAEVGATTSTFPYQEAHKRYLQATNRAEVAEAADVALNKFGFLRADQDAQYDKVIEVDLSAIEPHVNGPFTPDLSTPISQYAEKSLKENWPQKVSAGLIGSCTNSSYQDMSRVVDLVKQASKAGLKPRIPFFVTPGSEQIRATLERDGIIDIFQENGAKVLANACGPCIGQWNREDVSKTSKETNTIFTSFNRNFRARNDGNRNTMNFLTSPEIVTAMSYSGDAQFNPLTDSIKLPNGENFKFQPPKGDELPKRGFEHGRDKFYPDMDPKPDSSVEIKVDPNSDRLQLLEPFKPWNGKELKTNVLLKVEGKCTTDHISAAGVWLKYKGHLENISYNTLIGAQNKETGEVNTAYDLDGTEYDIPGLMMKWKSDDRPWTVVAEHNYGEGSAREHAALSPRFLGGEILLVKSFARIHETNLKKQGMLPLTFANESDYDKISSGDVLETLNLVDMIAKDGNNGGEIDVKVTKPNRDSFIIKAKHTMSKDQIDFFKAGSAINHIGNIRRGE; this comes from the coding sequence ATGCTATCTTCTGCTAATAAGTTTTATATAAAGAGGCATTTGGCAACACATGCCAACATGTTCCCCTCTGTATccaagaaatttcaaacaaaagTGCCTCCCTACGCTAAACTTTTAACTAACCTAGACAAGATTAAACAAATAACAAACAATGCCCCCTTGACACTAGcggaaaaaattttatactCACACCTTTGCGATCCTGAGGAATCAATCACTTCTTCTGACCTGTCCACCATCCGTGGTAATAAATACTTGAAACTGAACCCAGATCGTGTGGCTATGCAGGACGCTTCTGCCCAAATGGCGCTTCTACAGTTCATGACTACCGGCTTAAATCAAACATCAGTCCCAGCATCTATACATTGTGATCATTTAATTGTAGGTAAGGACGGTGAAGCCAAAGATTTACCCTCCTCCATAGCTACGAACCAAGAggtttttgatttcttggAGAGTTGCGCTAAGAGATATGGTATTCAGTTCTGGGGCCCAGGTTCTGGTATCATTCACCAAAttgttttggaaaacttttCAGCCCCAGGTCTAATGATGCTAGGTACCGATTCTCATACACCAAATGCAGGAGGTCTAGGAGCTATTGCCATTGGTGTTGGTGGTGCAGATGCAGTCGATGCCCTCACAGGCACACCATGGGAATTAAAAGCGCCAAAAATTTTAGGTGTAAAATTGACTGGAAAACTAAACGGATGGTCCACTCCTAAGGACGTAATTACGAAGCTCGCTGGTTTGCTAACTGTCAGAGGTGGTACCGGTTATATCATTGAATACTTCGGCGAAGGTGTATCTACTCTATCTTGCACAGGTATGGCAACCATCTGTAATATGGGAGCTGAAGTTGGTGCTACAACATCAACTTTTCCTTACCAAGAAGCTCACAAGCGTTATTTGCAAGCAACTAACAGAGCAGAAGTGGCTGAAGCAGCAGATGTTGCTTTGAACAAGTTTGGTTTCTTAAGAGCCGACCAAGATGCTCAGTATgataaagttattgaagTCGATTTATCCGCAATTGAACCTCATGTTAATGGCCCATTTACGCCCGACTTGTCCACCCCGATATCTCAATATGctgaaaaaagtttaaagGAAAACTGGCCACAAAAGGTTAGTGCTGGTTTGATTGGATCCTGTACTAATTCGTCTTATCAAGACATGAGTCGTGTCGTCGACTTGGTCAAACAAGCTTCCAAAGCTGGGTTGAAACCACGTATCCCATTTTTTGTGACCCCTGGTTCAGAACAAATTAGAGCTACTTTGGAAAGAGATGGTATCATTGACATTTTCCAAGAAAACGGCGCCAAAGTTTTGGCAAATGCATGCGGTCCTTGTATTGGACAATGGAACAGGGAAGACGTCTCAAAAACTTCGAAAGAAACAAACACTATTTTCACATCATTCAATAGAAACTTTAGAGCTAGAAATGATGGTAATAGGAATACGATGAATTTCTTAACATCCCCAGAAATAGTAACAGCAATGAGCTATTCTGGAGATGCTCAATTCAATCCATTAACGGACTCAATTAAATTACCAAACGGGgagaatttcaaattccaGCCACCGAAGGGTGATGAGTTACCAAAAAGAGGCTTTGAACACGGTAGGGACAAGTTTTATCCTGACATGGATCCAAAACCTGATAGCAGCGTAGAGATCAAAGTCGACCCTAATTCTGATCGTTTACAATTATTGGAACCATTCAAACCTTGGAATGgcaaagaattgaaaacaaatGTGCTTTTGAAGGTTGAAGGCAAGTGTACAACGGATCATATTTCCGCTGCGGGCGTTTGGCTGAAATATAAGGGCcatttagaaaatatttcttacAATACACTAATCGGTGCtcaaaacaaagaaaccgGTGAAGTCAACACAGCATATGACCTTGACGGAACTGAATATGATATCCCTggtttgatgatgaaatggAAGTCCGATGATAGGCCATGGACCGTAGTAGCAGAACATAACTATGGTGAAGGTTCCGCAAGAGAACATGCGGCTTTATCACCAAGATTCCTTGGTGGCGAAATTCTTTTAGTTAAGTCTTTTGCAAGAATTCACGAGACAAACTTGAAGAAACAAGGTATGTTGCCATTGACTTTTGCCAACGAATCTGATTAtgataaaatttcaagCGGAGATGTTTTGGAAACGTTGAACCTAGTTGACATGATCGCTAAAGATGGCAACAACGGTGGTGAAATTGATGTTAAGGTTACTAAACCAAATCGCGATTCGTTCATCATCAAGGCAAAGCATACCATGTCCAAAGATCagattgattttttcaaagccGGTTCAGCAATCAATCATATTGGTAATATACGAAGAGGCGAATAA
- the PHO90 gene encoding SPX domain-containing inorganic phosphate transporter (Low-affinity phosphate transporter~similar to YJL198W), with the protein MRFSHFLKYNAVPEWQNHYMDYSDLKNLIYTLQTDELQVGDNEEGIGAGKSSNITDRFKNKFSFKNVKEDTSSGMNKDAGIVEETIELRELPTAQTVAAKPSPFRKMKEKIFYKRRSSSASSVSSTANENPQLNTYDTFVGDLTAEKLKVDDFYKRTETKFYEKFDALVKDLKKIGVIEYDIDDDTLFNEPIASTNDEVPPLDLDDDEDDDEFYDDQSNIEDNTALLHHSQYNIKSQKKSLLKKSIVNLYIDLCQLKSFIELNRIGFAKITKKSDKVLHLNTRAELIESEQFFKDTYAFQAETIETLNFKISQLVTFYARITDQPHNISHSKQELKSYLHDHIVWERSNTWKDMLGLLSQADELTPKETEYNANKLVGKLDLEYYRWPLPRRINLKFTSINNVAIPKLFFTKKAYKIYFIILVTGLLLGIKTFNDAAQHRCMALVECVAFLWASEAIPLHITAFLVPLLVVLFKVLKTSDGAIMGAASASSEILAAMWSSTIMILLAGFTLGEVLAQYNIAKVLASWLLAFAGCKPRNVLLMAMCVVFFLSMWISNVAAPVLTYSLLSPLLDVMDADSPFAQALVLGVALAANIGGMSSPISSPQNIISMSYLKPYGIGWGQFFAVALPSGILAMLLVWILLFTTFKMNKTKLEKFKPIKTRFTIKQYYIIAVTVATILLWCVESQIEGAFGSSGQIAIIPIVLFFGTGLLSTQDLNAFPWSIVILAMGGIALGKAVSSSGLLSTIAKALQKKIENDGVFAILCIFGILMLVVGTFVSHTVSAIIIIPLVQEVGDKLDNPKAAPILVFGCALLSSCGMGLASSGFPNVTAISKVDRKGDRYLSVMTFLTRGVPASILAFLCVITLGYGIMASVVKGNATSA; encoded by the coding sequence atgagaTTTTCGCACTTCTTGAAGTACAACGCTGTCCCAGAATGGCAGAACCATTATATGGATTACAGCGATCTGAAAAATCTCATTTATACGTTACAGACAGATGAGCTTCAGGTTGGCGATAACGAAGAGGGAATTGGCGCAGGAAAGAGCTCTAACATTACAGACAGGTTCAAGAACAAGTTTTCCTTTAAAAATGTAAAGGAAGACACGTCTTCTGGTATGAACAAAGATGCGGGCATCGTTGAAGAAACCATCGAGTTGCGGGAATTGCCTACTGCTCAGACGGTCGCTGCCAAACCTTCACCCTTCagaaaaatgaaggaaaagatATTTTATAAAAGAAGATCCTCTTCCGCATCGTCCGTCTCTTCCACGGCTAACGAGAATCCGCAATTGAACACTTATGACACGTTCGTTGGTGATTTGACGGCTGAAAAACTGAAAGTAGATGATTTTTATAAGAGGACAGAAACGAAGTTCTacgaaaaatttgatgcTTTGGTGAAAgacttgaagaaaatcgGGGTGATAGAATACGATATCGACGATGATACTCTTTTCAACGAACCGATTGCTAGCACAAATGACGAAGTTCCTCCACTGGACTTGGATGATGACGAGGACGACGACGAATTCTACGATGATCAATCTAATATTGAAGATAATACCGCTTTGTTGCATCATTCGCAATATAATATCAAGTCTCAGAAAAAATCACTGTTGAAGAAGTCGATCGTGAACCTATATATCGACCTTTGCCAATTGAAATCGTTCATCGAATTGAACCGCATTGGGTTTGCCAAAATCACGAAGAAATCAGACAAGGTTCTTCATTTGAATACGAGAGCCGAATTGATCGAATCGGAACAGTTTTTCAAGGACACATATGCATTCCAGGCAGAAACAATCGAAACATtaaatttcaagatttcTCAACTGGTGACTTTCTATGCGCGCATCACTGACCAGCCTCATAACATCTCGCATAGCAAACAAGAGTTGAAATCCTATCTGCATGATCACATTGTCTGGGAAAGAAGTAACACTTGGAAAGACATGTTAGGGCTGCTATCGCAAGCAGACGAGTTAACGCCAAAGGAAACAGAATATAATGCAAACAAATTGGTAGGCAAGCTAGATCTGGAATATTACAGATGGCCACTACCCAGGCGGATAAACTTAAAATTCACTAGCATAAACAACGTTGCGATACCGAAgttatttttcactaaGAAAGCATACAAGATTTACTTTATTATCTTAGTCACAGGGCTTCTTTTGGGAATTAAGACCTTCAACGACGCTGCTCAGCACCGCTGCATGGCCCTTGTCGAGTGTGTCGCGTTTCTGTGGGCTAGCGAGGCCATCCCATTACACATTACAGCATTTCTTGTGCCTCTACTTGTGGTTCTTTTCAAAGTCCTGAAGACGTCCGACGGCGCCATAATGGGTGCTGCAAGTGCTTCATCAGAAATTTTGGCCGCCATGTGGTCTTCTACGATTATGATTCTGCTGGCAGGTTTTACTTTGGGTGAAGTTCTTGCACAATATAACATCGCCAAAGTTCTTGCCTCGTGGTTGTTGGCGTTTGCCGGTTGTAAACCTAGAAACGTCCTCTTAATGGCAATGTGTGTGGTGTTTTTCCTATCAATGTGGATATCCAACGTCGCAGCACCTGTTCTGACATATTCGTTGTTATCGCCCCTATTGGATGTCATGGATGCGGATAGTCCATTCGCCCAGGCATTGGTGCTAGGTGTAGCATTGGCTGCTAATATTGGTGGTATGTCTTCACCAATTTCCTCCCCTCAAAACATCATTTCCATGTCGTACTTGAAACCGTATGGTATTGGCTGGGGACAATTCTTTGCTGTTGCATTGCCATCCGGTATCTTGGCCATGCTTTTGGTTTGGATTTTATTGTTCACTACtttcaaaatgaataaGACgaaattggaaaaatttaagCCTATTAAGACAAGATTTACCATAAAGCAGTATTATATCATTGCTGTCACTGTAGCCACTATCTTGTTGTGGTGTGTGGAAAGTCAGATTGAAGGTGCCTTTGGGTCATCAGGTCAAATTGCCATTATCCCCATCGTTCTGTTTTTTGGTACTGGATTACTATCAACACAAGATTTAAATGCCTTCCCATGGTCAATTGTTATTCTAGCAATGGGAGGTATCGCCTTAGGGAAGGCCGTTTCATCGTCCGGTTTGCTGTCAACTATTGCAAAAGCattacaaaagaaaattgagaaTGATGGGGTTTTTGCCATTTTATGTATTTTCGGTATCCTGATGTTGGTTGTGGGTACTTTTGTCTCTCATACAGTGTCTGCGATTATCATCATTCCCTTAGTCCAAGAGGTTGGTGATAAGCTTGACAATCCCAAAGCTGCCCCTATCCTTGTTTTTGGCTGTGCATTATTGTCATCCTGTGGTATGGGATTAGCATCATCCGGGTTCCCTAATGTCACTGCCATTTCTAAAGTAGATAGAAAGGGGGATCGCTATTTAAGTGTAATGACGTTTTTGACGAGGGGTGTTCCAGCTTCTATTTTGGCTTTCCTATGTGTCATTACTCTAGGTTATGGTATCATGGCATCCGTCGTCAAGGGTAATGCTACCTCCGCGTAA